From a single Herbiconiux sp. SALV-R1 genomic region:
- a CDS encoding FtsQ-type POTRA domain-containing protein, with product MREPAATPRTPATTPRQKTTVPRPKTGEREARRPAASEGGPWWAGVRSSREDSAAGGGGADADATAPIDRPARTQIPEHPRPEVPKSTTAGAERARRKAAAAGVDTSTPARTGASARRELRRATKERRRYERAEARRFTQRSRRRRLAWTVVGASVAGLVLLVLLVAYSPLLAVRSIVVEGTSRLDAAAVTTALADEQGKPLALVDYGSIERDLAQFPLIASYSVEARPPNTLAVRIVERRPVAQVQTDSGFDLIDAAGVTVQQSATRLDGFPVLDLSGTTIGSPGFTAAAAVLTSLPDTLLSQVSLISGSTPDSVTMTFTGAGQRVVWGDADDSDLKALILERLIATQDPAAQVEYDVSSPQSPVIR from the coding sequence GTGCGCGAGCCCGCGGCGACGCCTCGCACGCCCGCGACGACGCCTCGGCAGAAGACCACCGTGCCGCGGCCGAAGACGGGCGAGCGCGAGGCTCGCCGCCCCGCCGCCTCCGAGGGCGGTCCGTGGTGGGCCGGAGTGCGCTCCTCACGCGAGGACTCCGCCGCGGGCGGGGGAGGCGCCGACGCCGATGCGACAGCCCCGATCGACCGGCCGGCGCGCACGCAGATCCCCGAGCATCCTCGACCCGAGGTGCCGAAATCGACCACCGCGGGGGCGGAGCGCGCCCGGCGCAAGGCCGCGGCCGCCGGCGTCGACACCTCGACCCCGGCCCGCACGGGCGCCTCCGCCCGGCGGGAGCTGCGCCGGGCGACGAAGGAGCGGCGCCGCTACGAGCGCGCCGAGGCGCGTCGCTTCACGCAGCGCAGCAGGAGGCGGCGACTCGCCTGGACGGTGGTGGGAGCATCCGTCGCCGGCCTGGTGCTGCTCGTGCTGCTCGTCGCCTACTCGCCGCTGCTCGCGGTACGCTCCATCGTCGTCGAGGGCACCTCGCGGCTCGACGCGGCAGCCGTCACGACCGCCCTCGCCGACGAGCAGGGCAAGCCGCTCGCGCTCGTCGACTACGGGTCGATCGAACGCGACCTCGCCCAGTTCCCGCTCATCGCCTCGTACTCGGTGGAGGCCAGGCCGCCGAACACGCTCGCGGTGCGCATCGTGGAGCGCCGCCCCGTGGCCCAGGTGCAGACCGACTCGGGGTTCGACCTCATCGACGCCGCCGGTGTGACGGTGCAGCAGTCGGCGACGAGGCTCGACGGCTTCCCCGTGCTCGATCTCTCAGGCACCACGATCGGCAGCCCCGGTTTCACGGCCGCCGCCGCTGTGCTGACGTCGCTTCCCGACACCCTGCTCTCGCAGGTGTCGCTCATCTCGGGGTCGACCCCCGACAGCGTGACCATGACCTTCACCGGCGCCGGGCAGCGCGTGGTGTGGGGAGACGCCGACGACTCCGACCTGAAGGCGCTCATCCTCGAGCGCCTCATCGCCACGCAAGACCCGGCGGCGCAGGTGGAGTACGACGTGTCGAGCCCGCAGAGTCCCGTCATCAGGTGA
- the ftsZ gene encoding cell division protein FtsZ — MTSNQNYLAVIKVVGIGGGGVNAVNRMIELGLRGVEFIAINTDAQALLMSDADVKLDVGREITRGLGAGADPEVGRRAAEDHAEEIEEALAGADMVFVTAGEGGGTGTGGAPVVARIAKSIGALTIGVVTKPFGFEGKRRAAQAEDGVATLKNEVDTLIVVPNDRLLEISDRGISMLEAFSTADQVLLAGVQGITDLITTPGLINLDFADVKSVMQGAGSALMGIGSSRGADRAIKAAELAVASPLLEASIDGAHGVLLSIQGGSNLGIFEINDAAKLVQDAVHPEANIIFGAVIDDTLGDEVRVTVIAAGFDGGEPNPVAPPAVESRRGSFVGSAEEVDPFGRGSQGSPRRDHKGAAEQIDEKPAPAQSWSTPAADLGLTGAVALDPASEDDDSDLDVPDFLK; from the coding sequence GTGACTTCAAACCAGAACTACCTCGCCGTGATCAAGGTCGTCGGCATCGGCGGCGGCGGCGTGAACGCCGTCAACCGCATGATCGAGCTCGGTCTCCGCGGCGTCGAGTTCATCGCCATCAACACCGACGCCCAGGCGCTCCTGATGAGCGACGCCGACGTGAAGCTCGACGTCGGCCGCGAGATCACCCGCGGCCTCGGCGCCGGCGCCGACCCCGAGGTGGGTCGCCGCGCCGCCGAAGACCACGCCGAAGAGATCGAGGAGGCGCTCGCGGGCGCCGACATGGTGTTCGTGACCGCGGGCGAGGGCGGCGGCACCGGCACCGGCGGTGCCCCCGTGGTCGCGCGCATCGCCAAGTCGATCGGCGCGCTCACCATCGGTGTCGTCACGAAGCCCTTCGGCTTCGAGGGCAAGCGCCGCGCGGCCCAGGCCGAGGACGGCGTGGCCACGCTGAAGAACGAGGTCGACACCCTCATCGTGGTGCCCAACGACCGCCTGCTCGAGATCAGCGACCGCGGCATCTCGATGCTCGAGGCGTTCTCCACCGCCGACCAGGTGCTCCTGGCCGGTGTGCAGGGCATCACCGACCTCATCACCACCCCGGGCCTCATCAACCTCGACTTCGCCGACGTCAAGTCGGTGATGCAGGGCGCGGGGTCCGCGCTCATGGGCATTGGCTCGAGCCGCGGCGCCGACCGCGCCATCAAGGCGGCCGAGCTCGCCGTGGCGAGCCCGCTGCTCGAGGCGTCGATCGACGGAGCCCACGGCGTGCTGCTGTCGATCCAGGGCGGGTCGAACCTCGGCATCTTCGAGATCAACGACGCGGCGAAGCTCGTGCAAGACGCCGTGCACCCCGAGGCCAACATCATCTTCGGTGCGGTCATCGACGACACCCTCGGCGACGAGGTGCGGGTCACCGTCATCGCCGCGGGCTTCGACGGGGGAGAGCCCAACCCGGTCGCCCCGCCCGCGGTGGAGTCGAGGCGCGGCAGCTTCGTGGGCTCGGCCGAGGAGGTCGACCCGTTCGGCCGCGGCTCGCAGGGCTCGCCGCGCCGTGACCACAAGGGCGCCGCCGAGCAGATCGACGAGAAGCCGGCCCCGGCCCAGAGCTGGTCGACCCCCGCCGCCGACCTCGGTCTCACCGGCGCCGTCGCGCTCGACCCCGCGTCGGAAGACGACGACTCCGATCTGGACGTCCCCGACTTCCTGAAGTGA
- the murF gene encoding UDP-N-acetylmuramoyl-tripeptide--D-alanyl-D-alanine ligase gives MLDLTLTEIAEALQGELVITAAAAEAGFTPGTVVNGTVDTDSRLIGPGDLFVAKRGEFDDGHRFVENAIAAGASLVVVEKAFAAEHGSTLAVPQVVVDDSVLALGHFATEVVRRVRAAGDAETGLKVVGITGSNGKTTTKNLLRTILERHGETVAPRDSFNNEVGAPLTMLKLTASSRYLVAEMGASGKGEITRLIRMAKPDIGVVLTVGLAHAGEFGGIETTLATKTEMVQDLEPSDVAVLNIDDPRVAGMAEKTAARVLWFGLSDGAAVRASDIEATAAGTSFTLHLPGDRSRTVCFAVLGEHHVMNALAAAASAHELGVGIDDIVDALETVVRAERWRMEVMGGANGVTVINDAYNASPDSMAAALKTVALIAAPGQRTTAVLGEMSELGPYATEEHDRIGRLVVRLNINRLIVVGEAARAIHLAAEHEGSWGGEAVFVETADEAYELVAADTQPGELILVKSSNSAGLRFLGDRIAEANS, from the coding sequence ATGCTCGATCTCACCCTCACCGAGATCGCGGAGGCGCTCCAGGGCGAACTCGTGATCACCGCTGCCGCCGCGGAGGCGGGCTTCACGCCCGGCACCGTGGTGAACGGCACCGTCGACACCGACTCCCGGCTCATCGGCCCCGGCGACCTGTTCGTGGCCAAGCGCGGCGAGTTCGACGACGGCCACCGTTTCGTCGAGAACGCCATCGCGGCGGGGGCCTCGCTCGTGGTGGTGGAGAAGGCGTTCGCCGCCGAGCACGGATCGACGCTCGCCGTGCCCCAGGTCGTGGTCGACGACTCCGTGCTGGCGCTCGGTCACTTCGCCACCGAGGTGGTGCGCCGCGTGCGCGCCGCGGGCGACGCCGAGACCGGCCTCAAAGTCGTCGGCATCACCGGCTCGAACGGCAAGACGACCACGAAGAACCTGCTGCGCACCATCCTCGAACGGCACGGCGAGACCGTGGCGCCGCGCGACTCGTTCAACAACGAGGTCGGCGCGCCGCTGACGATGCTGAAGCTCACGGCGTCGAGCCGCTACCTGGTGGCCGAGATGGGGGCGAGCGGGAAGGGTGAGATCACCCGGCTCATCCGCATGGCCAAGCCCGACATCGGCGTGGTGCTCACGGTGGGCCTCGCCCACGCGGGCGAGTTCGGCGGCATCGAGACGACCCTCGCCACGAAGACCGAGATGGTGCAAGACCTCGAGCCCTCCGACGTCGCGGTGCTCAACATCGACGACCCGCGTGTGGCGGGAATGGCTGAGAAGACCGCGGCCCGGGTGCTGTGGTTCGGCCTCTCCGACGGTGCCGCCGTGCGCGCGAGCGACATCGAGGCCACCGCGGCGGGCACCTCGTTCACCCTCCACCTGCCCGGCGACCGCTCGCGCACGGTGTGCTTCGCCGTGCTCGGCGAGCACCACGTCATGAACGCCCTCGCCGCCGCGGCGTCGGCGCACGAGCTCGGCGTCGGCATCGACGACATCGTCGACGCCCTCGAAACCGTGGTGCGCGCGGAGCGCTGGCGCATGGAGGTGATGGGCGGCGCGAACGGCGTCACCGTCATCAACGACGCCTACAACGCGAGCCCCGACTCCATGGCGGCGGCCCTCAAGACCGTCGCGCTCATCGCCGCGCCGGGGCAGCGCACCACCGCGGTGCTCGGCGAGATGAGCGAGCTCGGCCCCTACGCCACCGAGGAGCACGACCGCATCGGCCGGCTCGTGGTGCGCCTCAACATCAACCGCCTCATCGTCGTGGGTGAGGCCGCCCGCGCCATCCACCTCGCCGCCGAGCACGAGGGTTCGTGGGGCGGCGAGGCCGTGTTCGTCGAGACGGCCGACGAGGCTTACGAGCTGGTCGCCGCCGACACCCAACCGGGCGAGCTCATCCTGGTGAAGTCGTCGAACTCGGCGGGCCTGCGCTTCCTCGGCGACCGCATCGCGGAGGCGAACTCGTGA
- the mraY gene encoding phospho-N-acetylmuramoyl-pentapeptide-transferase — protein MITLLASASLSLAFSLFLTPVFIRMFKRFAWGQFINVDTPDAHHVKRGTPTMGGIVIILAVLFGYFVSALLTGEMPSISGLLVLFLMTGLGLVGFVDDFLKVHKERSLGLSPVAKIVGQVLVGIVFALLAIQFPNAQGETPASTQISFIRDLPFDFLAWGAVVGTIAFVVWICIIVMSTSNAVNLTDGLDGLAPGSSILAIGSFVIIGFWQFNQSCASTTLDQDVLDKCYDVRDPLDLAVVAATVVGALIGFLWWNTNPAKIFLGDTGSLALGGALAALAVLARTELLLILIGGIFVIVAGQVAVQLSYFKLTKGKRIWRASPLHHHFEMKGWAEVTIVVRFWIIGGLFVAGAVGSFYLEWLSR, from the coding sequence GTGATCACCCTGCTCGCCTCGGCGTCGCTCTCGCTGGCGTTCTCGCTCTTCCTCACCCCGGTGTTCATCCGCATGTTCAAGCGGTTCGCCTGGGGTCAGTTCATCAACGTCGACACGCCGGATGCGCACCACGTCAAGCGCGGAACGCCCACCATGGGCGGCATCGTCATCATCCTCGCGGTGCTCTTCGGGTACTTCGTCTCGGCACTCCTGACGGGGGAGATGCCCTCCATCTCGGGCCTCTTGGTGCTCTTCCTCATGACGGGTCTCGGCCTCGTCGGCTTCGTCGACGACTTCCTCAAGGTGCACAAGGAGCGCAGCCTCGGCCTCAGCCCCGTGGCGAAGATCGTCGGCCAGGTGCTCGTGGGCATCGTCTTCGCCCTGCTGGCCATCCAGTTCCCGAACGCCCAGGGCGAGACGCCGGCGTCGACGCAGATCTCCTTCATCCGCGACCTGCCCTTCGACTTCCTGGCCTGGGGTGCGGTGGTCGGCACCATCGCCTTCGTGGTGTGGATCTGCATCATCGTCATGAGCACCTCCAACGCCGTGAACCTCACCGACGGTCTCGACGGCCTCGCGCCCGGCTCGAGCATCCTCGCCATCGGCTCCTTCGTCATCATCGGCTTCTGGCAGTTCAACCAGAGCTGCGCCTCGACCACGCTCGACCAAGACGTGCTCGACAAGTGCTACGACGTGCGCGACCCGCTCGACCTCGCCGTGGTGGCGGCCACCGTGGTGGGCGCGCTCATCGGCTTCCTGTGGTGGAACACCAACCCCGCCAAGATCTTCCTCGGCGACACCGGCTCGCTCGCCCTCGGCGGCGCCCTGGCGGCCCTCGCGGTGCTCGCCCGCACCGAGCTCCTGCTCATCCTCATCGGCGGCATCTTCGTCATCGTCGCCGGCCAGGTGGCAGTGCAGCTGAGCTACTTCAAGCTCACCAAGGGCAAACGCATCTGGCGCGCCAGCCCCCTGCACCACCACTTCGAGATGAAGGGCTGGGCCGAGGTCACCATCGTGGTGCGGTTCTGGATCATCGGCGGCCTGTTCGTCGCCGGCGCCGTCGGCTCGTTCTACCTCGAGTGGCTCTCCCGATGA
- the murD gene encoding UDP-N-acetylmuramoyl-L-alanine--D-glutamate ligase, whose translation MTRSLDGLTSWHADWTGLRVAVLGLGVTGFSVADTLTELGASVLVVAASAKKEYADLVPVIGARLELAAAGEVPDALVAHEPELVVASPGYHPDDALLVWAAEHGIPVWGDVELAWRVRDKVLRPDGKPADWIAVTGTNGKTTTVQLTASMILAGGHRVAPCGNIGIPVLDAVRDPEGFDALVVELSSYQLHSTSSMSPYSSVVLNVADDHLDWHGSFEAYAAAKARVYTNTQVACVYNKADELTMRMVEEADVIEGARAIGFDLGTPGPSDVGVVDGILVDRAFHEARRDSALEIATVDELALRGLAAPHTVADVLAAAALARSYGVSIEAIRAALASFSLDRHRIEHVVTAGGVTWVDDSKATNPHAAAASLKAYPSIVWVVGGLLKGVDIDPLVRESVGGDGSRVKAVVVIGVERGEVVEAIRRHAPDMPLFEVDHDETSDVMASAVALAAAAASPGDVVLLAPAAASMDQFADYADRGNRFARAVRSHLGGTDGDEPPATVHP comes from the coding sequence ATGACCCGCTCGCTCGACGGGCTCACCAGCTGGCACGCCGACTGGACGGGCCTGCGGGTCGCCGTGCTCGGTCTCGGCGTCACCGGGTTCTCGGTGGCCGACACGCTCACCGAACTCGGCGCATCCGTTCTCGTCGTCGCCGCCTCGGCGAAGAAGGAGTACGCCGACCTCGTGCCCGTCATCGGCGCGCGGCTCGAGCTGGCGGCAGCGGGCGAGGTTCCGGATGCTCTGGTCGCCCACGAGCCGGAACTGGTCGTCGCCTCGCCCGGCTACCACCCCGACGACGCCCTGCTGGTCTGGGCTGCCGAACACGGCATCCCGGTCTGGGGAGACGTGGAGCTCGCCTGGCGGGTGCGCGACAAGGTGCTGCGCCCCGACGGGAAGCCCGCCGACTGGATCGCGGTGACCGGCACCAACGGCAAGACCACGACGGTGCAGCTCACCGCCTCGATGATCCTGGCGGGCGGCCACCGGGTGGCGCCGTGCGGCAACATCGGCATTCCGGTGCTCGACGCCGTCCGCGACCCCGAGGGCTTCGACGCGCTCGTGGTGGAGCTGTCGAGCTATCAGCTGCATTCCACCTCGAGCATGTCGCCGTACTCGTCGGTGGTGCTGAACGTCGCCGACGACCACCTCGACTGGCACGGCTCGTTCGAGGCCTACGCGGCGGCCAAGGCGAGGGTGTACACGAACACGCAGGTGGCCTGCGTCTACAACAAGGCCGACGAGCTCACGATGCGGATGGTCGAGGAGGCCGACGTCATCGAGGGTGCGCGTGCCATCGGCTTCGACCTCGGCACCCCGGGGCCGAGCGACGTCGGCGTGGTCGACGGCATCCTCGTCGACCGGGCGTTCCACGAGGCGCGGCGCGACTCGGCTCTCGAGATCGCCACCGTCGACGAGCTCGCCCTGCGCGGGCTCGCCGCACCGCACACCGTCGCCGACGTGCTCGCAGCGGCGGCGCTCGCCCGCAGCTACGGCGTGTCGATCGAGGCGATCCGGGCCGCGCTCGCGAGCTTCTCGCTCGACCGGCACCGCATCGAGCACGTCGTGACGGCGGGGGGAGTGACCTGGGTCGACGACTCGAAGGCCACCAATCCGCACGCGGCTGCCGCGTCGCTCAAGGCCTACCCCTCCATCGTGTGGGTCGTCGGCGGCCTCCTGAAGGGCGTCGACATCGACCCCCTGGTGCGCGAGTCGGTCGGGGGCGACGGCTCCCGGGTGAAGGCCGTCGTGGTGATCGGTGTGGAGCGCGGCGAGGTGGTCGAGGCCATCCGGCGACACGCGCCGGACATGCCGCTGTTCGAGGTCGACCACGATGAGACTAGTGACGTGATGGCCTCCGCGGTCGCCCTGGCGGCGGCGGCGGCCTCGCCTGGAGACGTCGTGCTGCTCGCCCCGGCGGCGGCATCGATGGACCAGTTCGCAGACTACGCCGACCGCGGCAACCGCTTCGCCCGGGCGGTCCGCAGCCACCTGGGAGGTACCGACGGTGACGAGCCTCCCGCGACAGTTCACCCCTAG
- the ftsW gene encoding putative lipid II flippase FtsW — translation MTSLPRQFTPSASRSADGPRAARISLGQVFTAESSNYFLLLGTTLFLVLLGLVMVLSSSSIDSYLGRQGFFGLFWKQGMFALIGIPLMLVISRLPVRVFKQWAWVAVFVAVGVQLLVFTPLGIEVGGNLNWIGIGSFNFQPSELVKLALVIWMGMILAKKERLLGSFGHVVIPVLPVAGGAIALVLLGGDLGTVMIMAGLVFGAIFFAGIRLRMLILPVIAAALLAVPIAFSSESRASRIMSFFTGMGSDYEGADWQAQHGLWALASGGVFGVGLGNSRAKWSWLPAADNDYIFAIIGEELGLVGAVVVLLLFVALAVAFVRIIRSSKDMFSKVATGAVMVWLIGQAFVNIAVVLGVLPVLGVPLPLISSGGSALLTTLAAIGIVLAIARENSRNDQVTGS, via the coding sequence GTGACGAGCCTCCCGCGACAGTTCACCCCTAGCGCGAGCCGGTCGGCCGACGGCCCGCGCGCCGCGCGCATCTCGCTCGGCCAGGTGTTCACCGCGGAGTCGAGCAACTACTTCCTGCTGCTCGGCACCACCCTCTTCCTCGTGCTGCTCGGGCTCGTGATGGTGCTCTCCTCCTCGTCGATCGACTCCTACCTCGGTCGCCAGGGCTTCTTCGGCCTGTTCTGGAAGCAGGGCATGTTCGCCCTCATCGGCATCCCGCTCATGCTCGTCATCTCGCGGCTCCCGGTGCGGGTGTTCAAGCAGTGGGCCTGGGTCGCCGTGTTCGTGGCGGTCGGGGTGCAGCTGCTCGTGTTCACCCCGCTCGGCATCGAGGTGGGCGGCAACCTCAACTGGATCGGCATCGGCTCGTTCAACTTCCAGCCCTCGGAGCTCGTGAAGCTCGCGCTGGTGATCTGGATGGGCATGATCCTCGCCAAGAAGGAGCGGCTGCTCGGCAGCTTCGGCCACGTCGTCATCCCGGTGCTGCCGGTGGCCGGCGGCGCCATCGCCCTGGTGCTCCTCGGCGGCGACCTCGGAACCGTCATGATCATGGCCGGGCTCGTCTTCGGCGCCATCTTCTTCGCCGGCATCAGACTCCGGATGCTCATCCTCCCGGTCATCGCCGCAGCACTGCTCGCGGTGCCGATCGCCTTCTCCAGCGAGAGCCGCGCCTCCCGCATCATGTCGTTCTTCACCGGCATGGGCAGCGACTACGAGGGCGCCGACTGGCAGGCCCAGCACGGGCTCTGGGCGCTCGCGAGCGGCGGGGTGTTCGGCGTGGGGCTCGGCAACTCGCGGGCGAAGTGGTCGTGGCTGCCCGCCGCCGACAACGACTACATCTTCGCCATCATCGGCGAGGAGCTCGGCCTCGTCGGCGCGGTCGTCGTGCTGCTGCTGTTCGTGGCCCTCGCCGTCGCCTTCGTACGCATCATCCGCTCGTCGAAGGACATGTTCTCGAAGGTCGCCACCGGCGCCGTGATGGTGTGGCTGATCGGGCAGGCGTTCGTCAACATCGCCGTGGTGCTCGGCGTGCTGCCGGTGCTCGGCGTGCCGCTGCCGCTCATCTCCTCGGGAGGCTCGGCGCTGCTCACGACGCTCGCGGCCATCGGCATCGTGCTCGCCATCGCGCGCGAGAACTCCCGGAACGACCAGGTGACGGGGTCATGA
- the murC gene encoding UDP-N-acetylmuramate--L-alanine ligase: protein MIKPDLEIDIPDELGAVHFVGIGGSGMSGIARLFKAAGLTVTGSDRSDSKTAAKLRAIGIPVAVGHDAAHVGDADTIVVTSALWPDNPEYLYAREHGLTVLHRSQALAWLSNRQRLVAVAGAHGKTTSTGMIVTGLIELDAEPSFVNGGVISELGTSSAFGDGELFVLEADESDGSFLLYDTAVALITNVDPDHLDHYGSVEAVEDAFVRFADAAAEFVVISSDDAGALRVSSRLSHERVLTFGEAEGADFRVHSIETDGPVRFVVDHEGTSYPGVLRVPGRHNAVNATGALAVLVGLGFAPDAALAALGAFGGTGRRFELHGTVAGVSVYDDYAHHPTEVDAALTAARTVVGDGRIIAVHQPHLYSRTQLMAGEFAETLERTADFTIVLEVCGAREDPIEGVTGELVSSRFADPSKVVYIDDWQRAADYLAEIAQSGDFAVTLGCGDVNLLVPQLLESLEQVEGRSEATNAPSTDAPSTDTPVRGE, encoded by the coding sequence GTGATCAAACCCGACCTCGAGATCGACATCCCCGACGAACTGGGAGCCGTGCACTTCGTGGGCATCGGCGGTTCGGGCATGAGCGGTATCGCGCGGCTCTTCAAGGCGGCGGGCCTCACGGTCACCGGGTCCGACCGCAGCGACTCGAAGACCGCGGCGAAGCTGCGCGCCATCGGCATCCCGGTGGCGGTCGGGCACGACGCCGCGCACGTGGGCGACGCCGACACCATCGTGGTGACCAGCGCCCTCTGGCCCGACAACCCCGAGTACCTCTACGCCCGCGAGCACGGCCTCACCGTGCTGCACCGCTCGCAGGCACTGGCCTGGCTGTCGAACCGTCAGCGCCTGGTCGCCGTGGCGGGCGCGCACGGCAAGACCACCTCGACCGGCATGATCGTCACCGGCCTGATCGAGCTCGACGCCGAGCCCAGCTTCGTCAACGGCGGGGTCATCTCCGAGCTCGGCACGAGCTCCGCCTTCGGCGACGGCGAGCTGTTCGTGCTCGAGGCCGACGAGTCCGACGGCTCCTTCCTGCTGTACGACACCGCCGTCGCCCTCATCACCAACGTCGACCCCGACCACCTCGACCACTACGGTTCGGTCGAGGCCGTCGAAGACGCCTTCGTGCGCTTCGCCGACGCCGCCGCGGAGTTCGTCGTCATCTCCTCCGACGACGCCGGAGCGCTGCGGGTCTCGTCGCGCCTCTCGCACGAGCGCGTGCTCACCTTCGGCGAGGCCGAGGGCGCCGACTTCCGCGTGCACTCGATCGAGACCGACGGCCCGGTGCGTTTCGTGGTCGACCACGAGGGCACGAGCTACCCCGGCGTGCTCCGGGTGCCCGGCCGGCACAACGCGGTGAACGCCACGGGCGCGCTGGCCGTGCTGGTGGGCCTCGGCTTCGCTCCGGATGCGGCCCTCGCCGCCCTCGGCGCGTTCGGCGGCACCGGCCGCCGGTTCGAACTGCACGGCACCGTCGCGGGCGTAAGCGTGTACGACGACTACGCGCACCACCCCACCGAGGTCGACGCCGCGCTCACCGCCGCCCGCACCGTCGTGGGCGACGGGCGCATCATCGCCGTGCACCAGCCGCACCTCTACAGCCGCACGCAGCTCATGGCGGGGGAGTTCGCCGAGACCCTCGAGCGCACCGCCGACTTCACCATCGTGCTCGAGGTGTGCGGGGCGCGCGAAGACCCGATCGAGGGCGTGACCGGTGAGCTCGTCTCGTCGCGCTTCGCCGACCCGTCGAAGGTCGTCTACATCGACGACTGGCAGCGCGCTGCCGACTACCTCGCCGAGATCGCTCAGTCCGGTGACTTCGCCGTCACCCTCGGCTGCGGCGACGTGAACCTGCTGGTGCCGCAGCTGCTCGAGTCGCTCGAGCAGGTCGAGGGCCGTTCCGAGGCCACCAACGCACCGTCCACCGACGCACCGTCCACCGACACACCCGTGCGCGGCGAGTGA
- a CDS encoding glycosyltransferase, whose protein sequence is MTTYLLAGGGTAGHVNPLLATADRLREIDPSARVIVLGTAEGLEARLVPERGYELVTIPKLPFPRRPNGAALRFPAALRRTIAQVASLIRERGVEVVVGFGGYASAPGYLGARRAGVPFVIHEGNAKPGLANRLGARYSSFVGVTFAATTLPHSTLVGMPLRAEVTALADAGVRAEAATEAARFFGLDPARPTLLVTGGSLGARRINGTVHASAQKLVDAGWNVLHIAGDKAEVDDPGLPGYVFVNYCDRMELALAVADFAVSRAGGSTVSELAVVGIPSVLIPYPVGNGEQRFNALDLVNAGGAVLVPDAEFTPAWLDRELLPLLADRSRVATMAARSLEVGIPDASTRLAALVQRAWGGTPSGGA, encoded by the coding sequence ATGACCACCTACCTCCTGGCCGGCGGCGGCACCGCCGGTCACGTCAACCCCCTGCTCGCCACCGCCGACCGGCTGCGTGAGATCGACCCCTCGGCGCGCGTGATCGTGCTCGGCACGGCCGAGGGGCTCGAGGCGAGGCTGGTGCCCGAGCGCGGCTACGAGCTCGTCACGATTCCGAAGCTGCCCTTCCCGCGCCGGCCGAACGGGGCGGCGCTCCGCTTCCCCGCGGCGCTCCGGCGCACGATCGCCCAGGTGGCGTCGCTCATCCGCGAGCGCGGGGTCGAGGTCGTCGTGGGGTTCGGCGGATACGCGTCGGCTCCCGGGTACCTCGGTGCGCGTCGGGCCGGGGTGCCGTTCGTCATCCACGAGGGCAACGCCAAGCCGGGGCTCGCCAACCGCCTCGGCGCCCGCTACTCGTCGTTCGTCGGGGTGACCTTCGCGGCCACCACCCTCCCGCACTCCACCCTCGTCGGCATGCCGCTGCGGGCCGAGGTGACGGCCCTCGCCGACGCGGGGGTGCGCGCGGAGGCCGCCACGGAGGCAGCCCGGTTCTTCGGGCTCGACCCCGCGCGGCCGACCCTGCTCGTCACGGGCGGTTCGCTGGGGGCCAGGCGCATCAACGGCACCGTGCACGCCTCGGCCCAGAAGCTCGTCGACGCCGGCTGGAACGTGCTGCACATCGCCGGCGACAAGGCGGAGGTGGATGACCCGGGCCTGCCCGGCTACGTCTTCGTCAACTACTGCGACCGCATGGAGCTCGCGCTCGCCGTCGCCGACTTCGCGGTCTCGCGCGCCGGCGGCTCGACGGTCTCCGAGCTCGCGGTCGTCGGCATCCCGTCGGTGCTCATCCCGTACCCCGTGGGCAACGGGGAGCAGCGCTTCAACGCCCTCGACCTCGTGAACGCCGGCGGCGCGGTGCTCGTGCCCGACGCGGAGTTCACGCCCGCCTGGCTCGACCGCGAGCTGCTGCCGCTGCTCGCCGACCGTTCCCGCGTGGCGACGATGGCCGCCCGATCGCTCGAGGTGGGCATCCCCGACGCCTCCACACGACTCGCAGCGCTCGTGCAGCGGGCGTGGGGCGGGACACCCTCCGGGGGAGCGTAA